A stretch of the Tachysurus vachellii isolate PV-2020 chromosome 26, HZAU_Pvac_v1, whole genome shotgun sequence genome encodes the following:
- the LOC132841363 gene encoding uncharacterized protein LOC132841363 yields the protein MKSFFNFFKTKLGCFGIFSLVLIVLEDILDDNFFCPCKHYGYNHAICAFYASVPALGCFFGALCFMDLSPETQDEVLDCKSICKLQRVVPSFLCALTWLCLFFLDGRYLACAYSNWESVYAKSDTSWIMHWCKPTGNNTLVLEKQQRTLELMAISQFTGFTLMAVVIVSMAILRCCKPELLGDTTAKKQTPQEGILLLQTQAATKAQTTSL from the exons ATGAagtctttctttaatttttttaagacaaAGCTGGGATGTTTTGGGATCTTCAGTCTTGTTCTCATAGTTCTGGAGGACATCCTAGATGATAACTTCTTCTGTCCCTGCAAACATTATGGCTACAACCATGCCATCTGTGCTTTCTATGCTTCTGTTCCTGCACTTGGCTGCTTCTTTGGTGCTTTGTGTTTTATGGATCTGTCACCAGAAACACAGGATGAAGTGTTAGACTGTAAGTCCATTTGTAAACTACAAAGAGTAGTGCCCTCTTTTCTCTGTGCACTTACCTGGCTGTGTCTGTTTTTCCTCGATGGTCGATACCTGGCCTGCGCTTATTCCAATTGGGAAAGTGTCTACGCTAAATCTGACACTTCATGGATTATGCATTGGTGCAAGCCAACAGGAAATAACACCTTAGTGTTAGAGAAACAGCAGAGGACTCTGGAGCTAATGGCCATTTCTCAG tttacaGGTTTTACCCTGATGGCAGTAGTTATCGTTAGCATGGCGATATTAAGGTGCTGTAAGCCAGAACTACTAGGCGACACTACTGCAAAAAAGCAAACACCACAAGAAG GCATTCTTCTACTCCAAACTCAGGCCGCGACAAAGGCACAGACAACTAGTCTGTGA
- the LOC132841026 gene encoding uncharacterized protein LOC132841026, producing the protein MSDGKQITEFLRDRIGNLGISSLVLVVLEKMMDNDFVCPCQPGFNEWICVCYAVVPFITCFFITLFFMDSKPEDKVMKGNSTCNKVLYSFLTSFIWLFLFFFDGNYVACACSHWGGEYTETGALKWCKPKGNETEVLGLLQETQRYITKSQFAAFAIVLVITSILVTSCCCRLHCCHVRCHGHCNSCFIPDCEHCCNGDQQTGDVSLRGSAGEAR; encoded by the exons ATGTCTGATGGGAAACAGATCACAGAGTTTTTGAGGGACCGTATTGGAAATCTGGGGATCTCCAGTCTGGTTCTGGTTGTTTTGGAGAAAATGATGGACAATGATTTTGTTTGTCCTTGTCAGCCGGGCTTTAATGaatggatatgtgtgtgttatgctgtAGTGCCTTTCATCACCTGCTTTTTTATAACTCTATTTTTCATGGACTCAAAGCCAGAGGATAAAGTAATGAAAGGCAACTCAACATGTAATAAAGTTCTCTACTCTTTCCTCACATCCTTCATCTGgctgtttctcttcttttttgaTGGTAATTACGTGGCCTGTGCGTGTTCACACTGGGGTGGTGAGTACACTGAGACTGGAGCTTTAAAGTGGTGCAAGCCCAAAGGAAACGAGACGGAGGTGTTGGGACTTCTCCAGGAGACTCAGAGGTATATCACCAAATCTCAG tttgcaGCTTTTGCCATAGTGTTGGTGATCACCTCCATTCTAGTGACATCATGTTGCTGCAGACTTCATTGCTGTCATGTTCGCTGTCATGGACACTGTAATAGCTGCTTTATTCCTGACTGTGAACACTGCTGTAATGGTGATCAGCAGACTGGAGACGTGTCACTGAGAG GTTCAGCAGGAGAGGCTCGGTGA
- the LOC132841276 gene encoding uncharacterized protein LOC132841276: MDVFKRLSSFIKPKAIAYLRKHSRDVGISSFCLGLIEKLLESDFVCPCQPLYNEFQCASYAIVPFFVCFIYTLCNLEESSVTEGGGKEDESKRKVSSSTDTSTKPEARRRDDVPAEPENRGTEDVRENTTRSFAEKSEEVKSSCTCEKFHYSLLISSIWLFFFFVDGHYVACACSDWGGEYTVTGALQWCKPKGNETEVLGCLQKTQRYMFISQMVGFGILLMIGVMMCCCVKLCCKGCSVCCCAPNKRKASEEQEVPQSDLMMEQSHPMAVSLNLRTEEQEVLLGAGDI; the protein is encoded by the exons ATGGATGTGTTTAAAAGACTGAGTTCATTCATCAAGCCTAAAGCCATTGCTTATCTGAGGAAGCACAGCAGAGATGTGGGAATCTCCAGCTTCTGTCTTGGTCTCATTGAGAAACTGTTGGAAAGTGATTTTGTTTGTCCATGTCAACCTCTCTATAATGAATTTCAGTGTGCTTCTTATGCCATTGTGCCTTTCTTTGTGTGCTTCATTTACACTTTGTGTAACTTGGAAGAGTCCTCAGTAACAGAAGGAGGAGGGAAGGAAGACGAGTCCAAAAGAAAAGTGTCCAGCTCAACTGACACATCCACAAAGCCGGAGGCCAGAAGAAGGGATGATGTTCCCGCAGAGCCAGAGAACCGAGGCACGGAGGACGTCCGTGAAAATACAACACGCTCCTTTGCGGAGAAGAGTGAAGAAGTAAAGAGCAGCTGCACGTGTGAGAAATTTCACTACTCTCTGCTCATAAGCTCCATCtggctcttcttcttctttgtcgaTGGTCATTACGTGGCCTGTGCGTGTTCAGACTGGGGTGGTGAATACACTGTGACTGGAGCTTTACAGTGGTGCAAGCCCAAAGGAAATGAGACGGAGGTGTTGGGATGTCTGCAGAAGACTCAGAGGTATATGTTTATATCTCAG ATGGTGGGTTTTGGAATCTTGCTGATGATCGGTGTAATGATGTGTTGCTGTGTTAAACTTTGTTGTAAAGGATGCTCTGTTTGCTGCTGTGCTCCGAACAAACGGAAGGCGAGCGAAGAGCAGGAG GTTCCACAGAGTGATCTGATGATGGAGCAGAGTCATCCGATGGCTGTGAGTTTAAATCTCAGGACTGAAGAACAGGAAGTTCTGCTCGGCGCTGGAGACATTTAg
- the LOC132841001 gene encoding calcium homeostasis modulator protein 6-like: MISAKGLVEFLRKQVGRFGIFSLILVALEQIMDYNFVCPCQRAYNISMCVLYGAVPALGCFLLTFSFIDLSLNTEDRQRREISKRFCNKVLYSSLTASVWLFLFFFDGGYVACALSDWEGVYAQSDKLGIVRWCKPTGNETSVLESQQITLKWIARSQILGFIILVCVLITLVCVHRCTVTHTEEPSRMKLHSRLGERKLVCEVEEITCL; the protein is encoded by the exons ATGATCAGTGCTAAAGGTCTGGTCGAATTCTTGCGGAAGCAAGTTGGGCGTTTTGGGATCTTCAGCCTTATTCTGGTTGCTCTGGAGCAGATTATGGATTATAACTTTGTCTGTCCTTGTCAACGTGCCTATAATATAAGCATGTGTGTTCTGTATGGTGCAGTTCCTGCTTTGGGCTGCTTTCTCTTGACCTTTTCTTTCATAGACCTGTCCTTGAACACTgaggacagacagaggagggaaATCTCCAAGAGGTTCTGTAATAAAGTTCTGTACTCCAGTCTCACAGCCAGTGTCTggctcttcctcttcttctttgaCGGTGGATACGTGGCCTGTGCTCTCTCAGATTGGGAAGGTGTGTACGCTCAGTCTGACAAGCTGGGGATTGTAAGATGGTGCAAGCCCACAGGAAATGAAACCTCAGTGTTAGAGAGCCAGCAGATTACTCTGAAGTGGATCGCCAGATCTCAG ATTTTAGGCTTCATCATCCTGGTGTGTGTTCTCATCACTCTGGTGTGTGTACACCGCTGCACTGTGACACACACTG AGGAACCCAGCAGGATGAAGCTGCACAGTCGACTCGGCGAGAGGAAGTTGGTCTGTGAGGTCGAGGAAATCACGTGTTTGTGA